One Glycine soja cultivar W05 chromosome 2, ASM419377v2, whole genome shotgun sequence genomic region harbors:
- the LOC114395603 gene encoding uncharacterized protein LOC114395603 yields the protein MGWIEAIYTLLTKSFTVLSWPPVSFLCPLLVSVRAMESDSRSSNQRCLAFWVLFSLCMIVEGELSVLFNCLPWWPHVKSIATILLLIPYVGAAPYVYKFLTRHYCTWSLFTRTSNIYSEKSTHLESDEDSKLVDVSDQKTSQIQEKKLEAYQILVSSFYRSIFMPLQQITVNFSEKSRHLESDEDSKLFDVSDQTITTSQIEEKKLEAYQETDDTTGCGKTESSYTSLTSKNLIQKEWSCALCQISTTNENFLRAHLKGRKHKMV from the exons ATGGGTTGGATAGAAGCAATTTACACTCTTTTAACCAAATCATTCACCGTCCTTTCCTG GCCTCCAGTTAGTTTTCTTTGTCCATT GTTGGTTTCTGTTCGGGCAATGGAGAGTGATTCCAGGTCCAGCAACCAGCGATGCCTTGCTTTTTGGGTTCTGTTTTCCTTGTGTATGATCGTGGAAGGGGAACTTTCAGTGTTATTTAACTG CCTCCCATGGTGGCCTCATGTGAAATCCATAGCAACTATCTTGCTGTTGATACCTTATGTTGGTGCAGCACCATATGTCTATAAATTCTTAACCAGACACTACTGTACTTGGAGCCTATTTACAAGGACATCAAACATCTACAGTGAGAAGAGCACACATTTGGAATCAGATGAGGATAGTAAACTTGTTGATGTCTCTGACCAGAAAACAAGTCAAATACAAGAAAAGAAACTTGAAGCATATCAAATATTGGTTTCAAGTTTTTACCGCAGTATTTTTATGCCTTTACAGCAAATTACTGTCAACTTCAGTGAGAAGAGCAGACATTTGGAATCAGATGAGGATAGTAAACTTTTTGACGTCTCTGACCAGACAATTACAACAAGTcaaatagaagaaaagaaacttgAAGCATATCAG GAGACAGATGATACCACCGGTTGTGGCAAGACAGAAAGCAGTTACACAAGTCTAACTAGTAAAAATCTAATCCAGAAGGAATGGAGCTGTGCATTATGTCAGATTAGTACAACCAATGAAAATTTCTTAAGGGCACATCTTAAAGGGAGGAAACACAAGATGGTGTGA